The Haloarcula pelagica genome includes a region encoding these proteins:
- a CDS encoding DUF4238 domain-containing protein: MVEYRNQHYVPEFLLEGWATEGRVVTLHFESGHEEPSQSISDICSRNYLYTLPHDTALEEELGNLEGRQAVPIKTLRKGGTPEDLSTQDMQALCSFIFTQRLRTRVYRGELLESGDQVYDIPLRRDFESLLDRTSSLSLDEKTYSAVRDGKIKAMARELQNYLMMHGFLGLVLRDLDIVLAVNKTEEQFVCSDAPVVFDNIRFKHEREQYYPGAANRGFLAYCPISPNKYLILYDPFVYEFEYDTERRIQITDVSTAQLLNQMQVMNAGDIAVYASTPFREKLLEMDERAQDFRRYETIPKQIETSFERIEYEIPPSQPLPDSENPFQMMHVNQGISFSKRRSPKLSKASEKIVHELLDDSESTAGAAIRAIGIALEQFGQ; the protein is encoded by the coding sequence GTGGTCGAATACCGCAACCAACACTACGTTCCTGAATTTTTACTTGAGGGGTGGGCTACAGAGGGTCGAGTCGTTACGCTACACTTCGAATCCGGGCACGAGGAACCCTCTCAATCGATCTCAGACATTTGTTCGAGGAATTATCTGTATACACTGCCGCATGACACTGCTTTGGAAGAGGAACTCGGAAACTTAGAGGGGCGGCAAGCGGTTCCGATCAAAACCTTGCGCAAAGGCGGTACTCCGGAAGATTTGTCCACCCAAGACATGCAGGCACTCTGTTCGTTCATTTTCACTCAACGGCTGCGGACCCGTGTCTATCGAGGAGAGTTGCTTGAGAGTGGCGATCAGGTGTACGATATTCCGCTTCGGAGGGATTTCGAATCGTTGCTGGATCGCACAAGTTCTCTCAGTCTTGATGAGAAAACATACAGTGCCGTCCGAGATGGTAAAATCAAGGCCATGGCAAGAGAGCTGCAGAATTATTTGATGATGCACGGCTTCCTAGGATTGGTACTCCGCGATCTCGATATCGTGCTGGCGGTGAACAAGACCGAAGAGCAGTTTGTTTGTAGTGATGCGCCCGTCGTGTTTGACAACATTCGATTCAAACACGAAAGGGAGCAGTATTACCCTGGAGCAGCGAATCGTGGCTTCCTTGCTTACTGCCCAATTTCTCCAAATAAGTATCTTATACTGTATGATCCATTTGTCTATGAGTTTGAGTACGATACCGAGCGTCGGATTCAGATTACCGACGTGAGCACAGCGCAACTGCTGAACCAGATGCAGGTTATGAATGCTGGAGATATCGCTGTGTACGCCTCCACTCCTTTCCGTGAGAAGCTGTTGGAAATGGATGAGCGAGCCCAGGATTTCAGACGATATGAGACAATTCCGAAGCAAATTGAAACCTCTTTTGAACGTATCGAGTACGAAATCCCACCGAGTCAACCACTACCTGATTCGGAGAATCCATTCCAGATGATGCATGTGAATCAGGGGATATCCTTCTCGAAGAGACGGAGCCCGAAATTGAGCAAGGCCTCGGAGAAGATCGTGCATGAGCTACTGGATGATTCAGAGTCGACTGCTGGGGCGGCAATCCGTGCGATTGGAATTGCTCTTGAGCAATTTGGGCAGTAA
- a CDS encoding uracil-DNA glycosylase family protein: protein MPRPGKIEEIYSSWNPQDGGFQEHCKDCPIRDERGCRSPFFGSGTFDQNGEVDVMLIGESPGTASQNDGPFGGHSNKKDFDKSWENNIASSFNGNSPHLHPFTEALQQKYDVYYTNLLKCNKLATPNKGDSWLPAKIIDEQEGDISSVSQLNKVGKQQCENYLISELIRLQPSAIVPFGGEKMVSEVYDLLGMSVPKLKSSINARKVFDIEFDDNQISGVYSGKLIPSYHFSENRFLNRIRHVDAVESESVTEAREEYWSVILEMVEKAV, encoded by the coding sequence ATGCCTCGACCTGGTAAGATTGAAGAGATTTATTCAAGCTGGAATCCGCAAGATGGTGGCTTTCAAGAACACTGTAAAGACTGTCCAATCCGGGATGAAAGGGGTTGTCGGTCTCCCTTCTTCGGGTCCGGCACATTTGATCAGAACGGCGAGGTTGATGTCATGTTGATTGGGGAGTCGCCAGGCACAGCCTCACAGAATGATGGCCCCTTCGGAGGACACTCGAATAAAAAAGACTTCGATAAGTCATGGGAAAACAATATAGCATCATCATTTAATGGAAACAGCCCACACTTACACCCATTCACTGAAGCACTCCAGCAAAAATACGATGTTTACTATACAAATTTATTGAAATGTAATAAATTAGCAACTCCAAACAAAGGGGATTCGTGGTTGCCTGCTAAAATTATCGATGAACAAGAAGGAGATATATCCAGCGTGAGTCAACTAAACAAAGTTGGTAAACAACAGTGTGAAAATTATCTAATTTCTGAATTGATTAGATTACAGCCCTCAGCTATTGTTCCATTTGGCGGAGAGAAGATGGTCAGTGAAGTATATGATCTACTCGGTATGTCTGTGCCCAAATTAAAATCGTCTATCAACGCTAGAAAAGTGTTTGACATTGAATTTGATGATAACCAGATTTCCGGAGTTTATTCTGGGAAACTAATACCATCATACCACTTCTCCGAGAATCGGTTCCTGAATAGAATAAGGCATGTTGACGCCGTCGAATCCGAATCAGTTACCGAAGCACGAGAAGAGTATTGGAGCGTCATTCTTGAGATGGTCGAAAAGGCTGTATAG
- a CDS encoding uracil-DNA glycosylase family protein has translation MVIDFHQTLWESWNSDNSQLNWTDFDFAQIESPIIEDKWLEDQEWILKDPNQFYYPLFGLGNLDSSVAFVATGPGHNVTEPWNGCVDTARYRESLAGPCKNKSRWETSDDSPYESNFKEQKNEWEAQRGQSKSLYENVDHVTDGELWDGEIYYTNFMKDGEFIKNGDSKIGVTELKNRLDSNTVDKLLSDDLNHNLKSDRWTNVGMPDDIESGAGEFAEIISREFWLPVLGAELSAVNPDVIVPLGEKAWEAVYDLYEPKSDLNDISEAALHRYTTAHFDGEIIPSVHLSRANNYWISKKNEIYNRRVKSDSGESNGTNVEKHLQILSDQIKSSLSVSEGV, from the coding sequence ATGGTAATAGATTTTCATCAGACACTGTGGGAGAGTTGGAACTCTGATAATAGTCAACTCAATTGGACTGATTTCGATTTTGCTCAGATTGAGTCCCCGATAATCGAAGACAAGTGGTTAGAGGATCAAGAGTGGATCCTCAAGGACCCGAACCAATTCTATTATCCACTGTTTGGGTTAGGTAACCTTGACAGCTCAGTAGCGTTCGTAGCTACCGGACCAGGCCACAACGTGACTGAACCTTGGAACGGCTGTGTGGATACGGCTAGGTATCGGGAGAGCCTTGCTGGACCATGCAAAAATAAGAGTCGATGGGAAACATCGGATGACAGCCCTTACGAGTCCAATTTTAAAGAACAAAAGAATGAATGGGAAGCGCAACGGGGCCAAAGTAAATCGCTATACGAAAATGTAGATCATGTTACCGATGGAGAACTGTGGGACGGGGAAATATACTATACTAACTTCATGAAAGATGGTGAGTTCATAAAGAATGGAGATAGTAAAATCGGAGTCACCGAATTGAAAAATAGACTGGATTCGAACACTGTAGATAAGTTACTATCTGATGATTTGAACCACAATCTCAAATCGGATCGCTGGACAAACGTAGGGATGCCAGATGATATCGAATCTGGGGCAGGTGAGTTCGCTGAAATAATAAGTCGGGAATTTTGGCTTCCTGTGCTCGGTGCAGAGCTATCGGCTGTCAATCCAGATGTGATTGTCCCTCTCGGCGAAAAGGCATGGGAAGCCGTATATGACCTATATGAACCCAAGTCAGACCTGAATGACATCAGTGAAGCTGCGTTACATAGATACACTACAGCCCATTTTGACGGGGAAATAATACCATCAGTTCATCTTTCAAGAGCAAATAACTATTGGATTTCAAAGAAAAACGAAATATACAATAGACGTGTAAAATCGGATAGTGGTGAATCAAACGGAACTAATGTAGAAAAACATTTACAAATACTTAGTGATCAGATAAAATCTAGTCTGAGTGTTTCTGAAGGCGTGTGA
- a CDS encoding SIMPL domain-containing protein produces MQSPTVTVDAVGRAGAVPDVAIVEAYVTGPGDTARDARAVVEDRAATLQESITTVAPEQVTTVEMQVQDTTDAFDPDTDAPFEATERFQIECAPDRAESVVLDVASGGGQVQTVQFQLREATRRSLQADALETAMDHAREKAERIAAAEGLTVTAMDEATTKDVSSGFESIVDEALASTPDTDVHPAPVTVAERVEVVYDCTER; encoded by the coding sequence ATGCAATCGCCAACAGTGACCGTCGACGCCGTTGGCCGAGCTGGGGCAGTCCCGGACGTCGCGATCGTAGAAGCCTACGTAACCGGTCCAGGTGACACTGCAAGAGATGCGCGTGCCGTCGTCGAAGATCGAGCGGCCACGCTGCAGGAGTCGATCACCACAGTCGCACCCGAGCAGGTCACGACTGTCGAGATGCAGGTGCAAGATACGACCGATGCGTTCGACCCCGATACTGATGCGCCGTTCGAAGCGACCGAGCGGTTCCAGATCGAATGTGCGCCGGACCGCGCCGAGTCCGTTGTACTGGACGTGGCGAGCGGCGGCGGCCAGGTACAGACCGTCCAGTTTCAGCTCCGCGAGGCCACCCGGCGCAGCCTCCAAGCCGACGCCCTCGAAACAGCGATGGACCACGCTCGCGAGAAAGCCGAACGGATCGCAGCTGCCGAGGGCCTCACCGTGACAGCGATGGACGAGGCGACGACGAAAGACGTGAGCTCTGGGTTCGAGAGCATCGTTGACGAGGCACTGGCCTCGACTCCCGACACAGACGTCCATCCGGCGCCGGTGACTGTCGCTGAACGTGTCGAAGTCGTGTACGACTGCACCGAACGGTGA
- a CDS encoding protein-tyrosine phosphatase family protein, with protein MSKSCTTAPNGELPPWTGLQLSCSSGTTEDASDETLLQEHNIATVVSLTHGEPRSGFLSDVTVESVPMMDGPQNDPETFAEAVRIVLTHLDAGDRVLVHCSAGASCSPAVAATAITCRSEKTLDDSFTQVLERRPEADPHDALARHAVAVTEE; from the coding sequence GTGTCGAAGTCGTGTACGACTGCACCGAACGGTGAGTTACCCCCATGGACGGGGTTGCAGCTGAGTTGTTCGTCGGGGACGACCGAGGATGCCAGTGACGAGACGTTACTTCAGGAGCACAACATCGCGACCGTCGTCTCGTTGACACACGGGGAACCACGCAGTGGGTTTCTATCCGATGTGACGGTCGAAAGCGTCCCGATGATGGATGGGCCACAGAACGACCCTGAGACGTTTGCCGAGGCTGTGCGGATCGTCCTCACCCATCTCGACGCCGGCGACCGTGTTCTAGTTCACTGTTCGGCTGGTGCGTCCTGCAGTCCGGCAGTCGCTGCGACGGCGATTACCTGCCGCTCGGAGAAGACACTTGACGACTCGTTCACCCAGGTTCTCGAACGGCGGCCGGAAGCCGACCCCCACGATGCGTTGGCCCGCCACGCGGTCGCAGTCACGGAGGAGTGA
- a CDS encoding rhomboid family intramembrane serine protease: protein MAGCEWGPPAFDADLSRWALLAGVARRRLAFEDRPGTEVILAVIVGWYLIQLGTLATGWETDRALWLFTTESFPQLSPGLFLAVISHAFPPNVTHLPGNAAFLWLFAGESEQHMHTSEVLAIFVVAGLCSVTISTALTGTNTLGASGSVLAFVGFLGAHLVVGHWGDLELHGGKYGTVDPRALRAYWQAAVLLLPIGVGVITVLQFGGVVEAGRTDVIGHLVGLICGVGYGIARAWWS from the coding sequence ATGGCTGGGTGTGAGTGGGGCCCGCCGGCGTTCGACGCCGACCTGTCGCGATGGGCGTTGCTTGCTGGCGTGGCTCGTCGACGACTTGCCTTCGAAGACCGACCGGGGACAGAGGTCATCCTCGCCGTGATCGTGGGGTGGTACTTGATCCAACTGGGCACACTCGCTACGGGCTGGGAGACTGACCGGGCGTTGTGGCTCTTCACAACAGAGTCGTTCCCGCAGCTCTCGCCAGGGCTGTTTCTGGCGGTCATCTCGCATGCGTTCCCGCCGAACGTGACGCACCTGCCGGGGAATGCTGCGTTCCTCTGGCTGTTCGCCGGCGAGAGCGAACAACACATGCACACCAGTGAGGTGCTGGCGATCTTCGTCGTGGCGGGGCTGTGCTCGGTGACGATCAGTACTGCGCTGACGGGTACGAACACGCTCGGCGCCAGTGGGAGTGTGCTCGCGTTCGTTGGGTTTCTCGGGGCCCATCTGGTGGTCGGTCACTGGGGCGACCTGGAACTGCATGGCGGCAAGTACGGGACTGTCGATCCGCGAGCACTTCGAGCGTACTGGCAGGCCGCGGTACTGCTCTTGCCGATCGGGGTCGGTGTGATCACAGTGCTGCAATTCGGTGGCGTTGTGGAGGCCGGGCGGACCGACGTGATCGGACATCTGGTGGGGCTCATCTGTGGGGTTGGGTACGGAATCGCGAGAGCTTGGTGGAGTTGA
- a CDS encoding DUF7344 domain-containing protein, protein MTDQHTWPTLFESLRARARRRLLTALSTQEQMATTQLTEALATETSVEAISQTEWVHIHLPILAEADYIDWDRDAGTISQGPRFDEIQAVLAFVQTESEVLPDGWV, encoded by the coding sequence ATGACGGACCAGCATACGTGGCCGACGCTGTTCGAGAGCTTGCGAGCTCGGGCACGGCGCCGACTCCTGACCGCACTGTCAACCCAGGAACAGATGGCGACGACACAGCTCACGGAGGCGCTCGCCACAGAGACATCGGTGGAGGCGATCAGCCAGACCGAGTGGGTACACATCCACTTGCCAATCCTGGCCGAGGCCGACTATATCGACTGGGACCGTGACGCGGGGACGATCAGTCAGGGTCCGCGGTTCGACGAGATCCAGGCCGTCCTTGCATTCGTCCAGACAGAGAGTGAGGTGCTGCCGGATGGCTGGGTGTGA
- a CDS encoding HTH domain-containing protein, with protein sequence MAQVPADFAEEFAAKGETFFAIAELLYANPDRQYTQGELADRFDCSRTTISNHTSAMSEWLERREDQTTFAWDPAAHNPAATEGVTAVRQFYSDLWKLLKKHSNTAPGTFAIMGAVMFLAGVVLFGFYVGFSLSITADSGIPLAVYLVISFGSFVTGVIVTFLSPFQAWINGLLWPRLPENPFGKNE encoded by the coding sequence ATGGCCCAGGTGCCCGCCGACTTCGCCGAGGAGTTCGCGGCGAAAGGCGAGACCTTCTTCGCGATAGCTGAACTCCTCTATGCGAACCCGGATCGCCAGTACACCCAAGGTGAACTCGCCGACCGGTTCGACTGCTCAAGGACGACCATTAGCAACCACACCAGCGCGATGAGCGAGTGGCTCGAACGTCGTGAGGACCAGACGACGTTTGCGTGGGATCCCGCTGCGCACAATCCGGCAGCAACCGAGGGCGTAACGGCAGTGAGACAGTTCTACAGCGACCTCTGGAAACTGCTCAAGAAACACTCGAACACGGCGCCGGGCACGTTCGCGATCATGGGTGCAGTGATGTTCCTCGCTGGGGTGGTGTTGTTCGGCTTCTACGTTGGATTTTCGTTGAGCATCACCGCGGACTCGGGGATTCCACTCGCTGTCTATCTCGTAATTTCCTTTGGCTCGTTCGTTACCGGCGTCATCGTTACATTTCTCTCGCCGTTCCAGGCCTGGATCAACGGACTGCTCTGGCCACGACTGCCTGAGAATCCGTTCGGAAAGAACGAGTAA
- a CDS encoding ArsR/SmtB family transcription factor, with protein sequence MMEFDPAPEPSATERRWQQGEDTFSRVYDVAMGITSPTPAAEIADIAGCSPNTAKKHLDRLVDMGIVSVTRIGRSAQYERNEGYLEWQDASRIANELTVEEIIDRVGELEDERANYEEEFEATDPAAVSVYDDASHETIHDRMAAVSEWRGVIRDIRLYELARQLAENDGHLIPA encoded by the coding sequence ATGATGGAGTTTGACCCGGCGCCGGAGCCATCAGCCACCGAGCGGCGGTGGCAGCAGGGAGAAGATACGTTTAGTCGTGTCTACGATGTTGCCATGGGAATTACCTCTCCCACCCCTGCAGCCGAGATTGCAGATATCGCAGGTTGCTCTCCAAACACTGCAAAAAAGCACCTTGACCGGTTGGTAGACATGGGCATCGTCAGTGTGACCCGTATTGGTCGATCCGCGCAGTACGAACGTAACGAGGGATATCTAGAATGGCAAGACGCCAGCCGGATTGCGAACGAACTGACTGTCGAGGAGATTATCGACCGGGTTGGTGAACTTGAAGACGAACGGGCCAATTATGAAGAAGAATTTGAAGCTACCGATCCAGCTGCTGTGAGCGTGTACGATGACGCCAGCCACGAGACGATTCATGACCGGATGGCTGCAGTCAGTGAGTGGCGTGGTGTCATTCGAGACATTCGACTGTACGAACTCGCCCGTCAGCTCGCAGAGAACGATGGACATCTCATCCCAGCATAG
- a CDS encoding DUF3006 family protein: MSETIDLDDGVYTAVVDTIEDGFATVFFERDGSEVGHAVLEEATVPDAARQDTIFAVEIESGSITDWESDADTTESRQDAAQSRFDRLSSRPPSDEES; the protein is encoded by the coding sequence ATGAGTGAGACTATCGACCTCGACGACGGCGTGTATACGGCGGTCGTCGATACAATTGAGGACGGGTTCGCGACGGTGTTTTTCGAACGCGATGGATCAGAGGTCGGGCATGCGGTCCTGGAGGAAGCGACCGTGCCTGACGCCGCGAGACAAGATACGATTTTCGCCGTCGAAATCGAGTCCGGGTCGATCACAGATTGGGAATCTGATGCGGACACGACGGAGTCGCGCCAAGACGCTGCGCAGAGTCGATTTGATCGACTCTCAAGTCGGCCACCATCGGATGAGGAGTCGTAG
- a CDS encoding lamin tail domain-containing protein, which yields MPGSPRSILAIFLVTLLVLAGCVSGGPIESPTQSPVEETTTAGATQTAAEGTVEVHFINVGQSVSTLVIGPSGETMLVDTGHFTDDGEYVLQYLQAHGIERLDHLVVSHNDADHIGGNAGIIDYYETEADGIGAIYDPGIAASTQTYSEYLDAVEEHGVTLYETREGDQIQMEGVDVAVLGPPQPYLENAARNENSIVLKLTHGETSFLLTGDAEDDQEAYLVDTYGEQLQATVLKAGHHGSASSTSGSLLDTVQPQAVIISSAYESQYGHPAEAVLERLADRSIPAYWTATHGNIVLVSDGSSVAVRTQQSATTDPTALREGTAIAPGTSGDVVEQDRYGGQAGASPATVADTDGNSNALEIVSITADPAGDDRRNLTGETVTFRNGGDEPLDLSGWTVADAAGRTYTFPEGYKLASGATVTLHTGSGTDTATDLYWGSGSPIWNNGGDTVIVRNSDNDTVLTEQYE from the coding sequence ATGCCTGGCTCGCCTCGGTCTATCCTTGCGATCTTTCTGGTCACGCTGCTTGTCCTCGCCGGCTGTGTCTCAGGTGGGCCGATCGAGTCACCCACACAGTCACCGGTGGAGGAAACCACGACGGCGGGGGCCACACAGACGGCAGCAGAGGGGACTGTCGAGGTCCATTTCATCAACGTTGGGCAGTCGGTGAGTACGCTCGTAATCGGACCTTCTGGCGAGACGATGCTCGTCGATACAGGGCATTTCACCGACGATGGCGAGTACGTCCTGCAGTATCTCCAAGCCCACGGCATCGAGCGGCTGGATCATCTGGTTGTCTCGCACAATGATGCTGATCACATCGGAGGAAACGCAGGAATCATCGACTACTACGAGACCGAAGCCGACGGCATCGGTGCGATCTACGACCCTGGTATTGCTGCCAGTACACAGACCTATTCGGAATACTTGGATGCCGTCGAGGAACACGGTGTGACGTTGTACGAAACTCGGGAAGGAGACCAGATTCAGATGGAGGGCGTTGATGTCGCTGTGCTAGGTCCGCCCCAGCCCTATCTCGAAAACGCCGCTCGAAACGAGAACAGTATCGTGCTCAAACTCACCCACGGGGAGACGAGCTTCCTCCTGACTGGAGATGCCGAGGATGATCAGGAAGCCTATCTCGTCGACACCTACGGGGAGCAGTTACAGGCGACGGTTCTGAAAGCCGGCCATCACGGCTCGGCCAGTTCGACGAGTGGGTCGCTCCTTGATACGGTTCAACCCCAGGCAGTCATCATCTCCAGTGCCTACGAGTCACAGTATGGGCACCCGGCCGAGGCGGTGTTGGAACGGCTGGCTGATCGATCGATTCCGGCCTACTGGACGGCCACGCACGGGAACATCGTTCTCGTGAGCGATGGCTCCAGTGTTGCTGTCCGGACACAGCAGTCAGCCACGACAGATCCGACAGCGCTGCGAGAGGGGACGGCGATTGCTCCGGGCACCAGTGGAGACGTGGTCGAACAAGATCGCTATGGTGGACAGGCTGGTGCGTCACCAGCGACGGTCGCTGATACCGATGGGAATTCGAATGCGCTAGAAATTGTGTCGATCACAGCTGACCCAGCGGGTGATGATCGTCGGAACCTCACCGGCGAGACGGTCACGTTCCGCAACGGTGGCGACGAGCCGCTTGACTTGTCTGGATGGACAGTCGCAGATGCCGCTGGCCGGACCTACACGTTCCCAGAGGGCTACAAGCTGGCGTCCGGGGCGACGGTGACGTTGCACACTGGGTCGGGGACAGATACAGCGACGGATCTGTACTGGGGATCGGGGTCGCCGATCTGGAACAACGGCGGCGATACGGTGATCGTACGCAACAGTGATAATGATACTGTGCTAACAGAACAATACGAATGA
- a CDS encoding DUF4352 domain-containing protein: protein MNVKSVLLWIGSLLLLLLGVVFLFGAPPIGIVLIVAGLYLLPAIEFNFQIVEALFWLGGIVLILLGLLFLSSTVIGGVLGILSGLLALPPARDLLTSRVELRFERAIMATIVLLVAGASFGAIYVQESQSEPPTIKQHDAGEQFTVEGTTSSVAFTVEKVRTVSTLQPGETDGQDGETNILVVVRMENLGDDPVTVWKDDLAVVTEDDEVYQSATEVSSDIPSDGEYTGVSVGEVSPRIEPGGELRRTYVFETTEDGTYLFTVSTAEQFSPGANHYVPIGRVEVDTE, encoded by the coding sequence ACCTATCGGGATTGTTCTGATAGTGGCGGGGCTGTACTTGCTTCCTGCAATCGAATTTAATTTCCAGATCGTTGAGGCACTGTTCTGGCTCGGCGGTATCGTACTCATCCTGCTGGGACTACTGTTCCTGAGTTCGACAGTGATCGGAGGTGTACTCGGTATCCTCAGCGGACTGTTAGCACTGCCACCGGCCAGAGATCTGTTGACTAGCCGTGTGGAACTCAGATTTGAACGGGCTATCATGGCCACTATCGTACTGCTCGTCGCTGGGGCGTCGTTCGGTGCCATCTATGTCCAGGAAAGCCAGTCAGAGCCGCCAACGATCAAACAGCACGATGCAGGTGAACAATTCACCGTTGAGGGAACGACCAGTTCCGTTGCGTTCACGGTTGAGAAAGTTCGAACAGTCTCAACACTCCAGCCAGGTGAAACCGACGGCCAGGACGGTGAAACAAACATACTCGTCGTCGTCCGCATGGAAAATTTGGGTGACGACCCAGTCACAGTCTGGAAAGACGATCTGGCGGTCGTGACCGAGGATGATGAGGTGTACCAGTCCGCAACAGAGGTAAGCAGTGATATCCCATCTGATGGAGAGTACACAGGAGTCTCTGTCGGTGAAGTGAGTCCCCGGATTGAACCCGGGGGCGAACTCCGGCGTACATACGTCTTCGAGACCACTGAAGACGGAACATATCTGTTCACTGTATCGACTGCTGAGCAGTTTTCACCGGGAGCAAACCACTATGTTCCGATTGGGCGAGTCGAAGTCGATACGGAGTGA